The Schistocerca gregaria isolate iqSchGreg1 chromosome 1, iqSchGreg1.2, whole genome shotgun sequence genome includes a window with the following:
- the LOC126341853 gene encoding HIG1 domain family member 1A, mitochondrial-like, translating to MPNKVAESEEMASSPPILYRDESQTDKLSRKIKEAPFVPIGLAGLVAACAFGAYKYRHRGQMSTSVFLMQLRVAAQSMVVGCMTLGLGYQMYKDYLSPDRKKSSE from the exons ATGCCTAACAAG GTTGCTGAATCAGAAGAAATGGCATCGTCTCCGCCAATCCTGTATCGTGACGAATCGCAAACGGATAAACTGTcaagaaaaattaaggaagcacCGTTCGTACCTATTG GTCTAGCTGGTCTTGTTGCGGCATGTGCTTTTGGTGCTTACAAGTACCGCCATCGTGGACAGATGTCGACATCAGTGTTCCTGATGCAGCTTCGAGTTGCTGCGCAAAGTATGGTTGTTGGTTGCATGACTCTTGGTCTTGGATATCAGATGTACAAAGACTACCTCAGTCCTGACCGAAAGAAATCATCAGAATGA